From one Micromonospora siamensis genomic stretch:
- a CDS encoding MGDG synthase family glycosyltransferase, whose protein sequence is MREQGRGRVVVVSADVGAGHDTAAAELSRRLREHGFLVDRVNLLDTFPAPVGWAFREAYRGILRWLPWGYQALFTVTSRSRAPVALVRALLRPVRRRMRRRIPPDTRVVVTTYPFANQLLGPMRRRLRVPVVTYVTDFVVHPTWVSPGVDVYCALRHAELRDVSDPVCLREVQPLVPAAFATPPTEDRARARDRFGLPRDGRLALIVAGAWGAGEVETTVAEVAGTGRVRPVVVCGRNETLRERLLRHHEHVFGWVDDMPALMRAVDLVVENAGGLTCQEALASGLPVVTYRPIPGHGRANASVLARHGLTRWVPAPEQLRPAFDALAAAFDDDPAPLGSAHRGPVAPPGRVSAGPTDPARLVAELAAAPPVAPAPAGRVRTLVTALADIVGDAMAVLVAVAQSAALTRIGRR, encoded by the coding sequence ATGAGGGAGCAGGGCCGCGGCCGGGTCGTCGTGGTGTCGGCCGACGTGGGCGCCGGCCACGACACCGCGGCCGCCGAGCTGTCCCGGCGGCTGCGCGAGCACGGCTTCCTGGTCGACCGGGTGAACCTGCTGGACACGTTCCCGGCCCCGGTGGGCTGGGCGTTCCGGGAGGCGTACCGGGGGATCCTGCGCTGGCTGCCCTGGGGCTACCAGGCGCTGTTCACCGTCACCAGCCGCTCCCGGGCCCCGGTGGCGCTGGTCCGGGCCCTGCTGCGCCCGGTCCGTCGCCGGATGCGCCGCCGCATCCCGCCGGACACCCGGGTGGTGGTCACCACCTACCCCTTCGCCAACCAGCTGCTCGGGCCGATGCGCCGCCGGCTACGGGTGCCGGTGGTCACCTACGTGACGGACTTCGTGGTCCACCCGACCTGGGTTTCACCGGGCGTGGACGTGTACTGCGCGCTGCGCCACGCCGAGCTGCGCGACGTGTCGGACCCGGTGTGCCTGCGGGAGGTGCAACCGCTGGTCCCGGCCGCCTTCGCCACCCCGCCGACCGAGGACCGGGCCCGGGCGCGGGACCGGTTCGGGTTGCCCCGCGACGGCCGGCTGGCGTTGATCGTGGCGGGCGCCTGGGGTGCCGGCGAGGTGGAGACCACGGTGGCCGAGGTCGCCGGGACCGGTCGGGTCCGGCCGGTGGTGGTCTGCGGACGCAACGAGACGCTGCGGGAACGGTTGCTCCGCCACCACGAGCACGTGTTCGGCTGGGTCGACGACATGCCGGCGCTGATGCGCGCCGTCGACCTGGTGGTGGAGAACGCCGGCGGTCTGACCTGCCAGGAGGCGCTGGCCAGCGGGTTGCCCGTGGTCACCTACCGGCCGATCCCGGGGCACGGCCGGGCCAACGCCTCGGTGCTGGCCCGACACGGGCTGACCCGGTGGGTGCCCGCGCCGGAGCAGTTGCGGCCGGCGTTCGACGCGCTGGCCGCCGCGTTCGACGACGACCCGGCGCCGCTCGGCTCCGCTCACCGTGGACCCGTGGCGCCGCCGGGCCGGGTGAGCGCCGGCCCGACCGATCCGGCCCGCCTGGTAGCCGAGCTGGCCGCCGCGCCCCCGGTGGCCCCGGCGCCCGCCGGGCGGGTCCGCACCCTGGTGACCGCGCTGGCGGACATCGTGGGTGACGCGATGGCCGTGCTGGTCGCCGTGGCCCAGTCGGCGGCCCTGACCCGGATCGGCCGCCGGTGA
- a CDS encoding flippase-like domain-containing protein yields the protein MTARTRRPSPASLLSLAVSGGLLAALSLWARHRPPGPAERDLFRLLNQLPAAFTPALVAVMSLGSYPAVLVAAATATAARRFRLARDLLLAGNLGYWSAVLIRSVVARRRPAGYLPDVRLPAHVPDGYGYPSGHVAVVTALGLVLAPTLPRRWRWPVWVAVAAVGLARIHVGAHLPVDVLGGALVGWFSAGLTRLLPGHPAAEGHPDRPTGRQGWLGRYGRRDVFLLVMLGALAYLLLHQLAQVRLAAHTLAHARPGWAAATLLAAAATYPLSAAALRLATAERVPLRETVLVQVAAAFANRVAPGSVGGVALGVRYLRRRGLSVPAAATAVAVTRVAGVLSVVLLLPVLLPFARTTGRHLTVAATRSTTVLLVASGVLALVAAALAVPRLRARIRSARHQVADAVRVLRHSGRIRRLILVSVGLTLSYGACLWFALLAVGLPVALAPVPAVVLVCIVGEGVATAAPTPGGLGATEAALVSGLLLAGIPVVTAVAGVLVYRLASFWIPVVPGYVALRLLVRRNLV from the coding sequence GTGACGGCCCGGACCCGGCGACCCTCCCCGGCGTCCCTGCTCAGCCTGGCCGTGTCCGGCGGTCTGCTCGCCGCGCTCAGCCTCTGGGCCCGGCACCGCCCCCCGGGACCCGCGGAACGCGACCTGTTCCGGCTGCTCAACCAGCTGCCGGCGGCGTTCACCCCGGCGCTGGTGGCGGTGATGTCCCTCGGCTCGTACCCGGCGGTCCTCGTCGCGGCCGCGACGGCGACCGCCGCCCGGCGGTTCCGCCTGGCCCGGGACCTGCTGCTCGCGGGCAACCTGGGCTACTGGTCGGCGGTGCTGATCCGGTCGGTGGTGGCCCGCCGACGGCCGGCCGGATACCTGCCCGACGTCCGCCTGCCCGCCCACGTACCCGACGGCTACGGCTACCCCTCCGGCCACGTGGCGGTGGTGACCGCGCTGGGTCTGGTGCTGGCCCCCACCCTGCCCCGGCGGTGGCGCTGGCCGGTCTGGGTGGCCGTCGCGGCGGTCGGCCTCGCCCGGATCCACGTCGGCGCGCACCTGCCGGTCGACGTGCTGGGCGGGGCGCTGGTCGGCTGGTTCTCGGCCGGCCTGACCCGGCTGCTGCCCGGCCACCCCGCAGCGGAGGGGCACCCGGACCGCCCTACCGGCCGCCAGGGGTGGCTGGGCCGGTACGGCCGGCGGGACGTCTTCCTGCTGGTGATGCTGGGCGCGCTGGCGTACCTCCTGCTGCACCAGCTCGCCCAGGTCCGGCTCGCCGCGCACACGCTGGCGCACGCCCGACCGGGATGGGCCGCGGCCACCCTGCTCGCCGCCGCCGCCACCTACCCGCTCAGCGCCGCCGCGCTGCGGCTCGCCACCGCCGAGCGGGTGCCGCTGCGGGAGACGGTGCTGGTGCAGGTCGCCGCCGCCTTCGCGAACCGGGTCGCGCCCGGCAGCGTCGGCGGCGTCGCGCTCGGCGTGCGGTATCTGCGTCGGCGAGGGCTGTCGGTGCCGGCGGCGGCCACGGCGGTCGCGGTGACCCGGGTGGCCGGCGTCCTGTCGGTGGTCCTGCTGCTGCCGGTGCTGCTGCCGTTCGCCCGGACCACCGGCCGCCACCTCACCGTGGCGGCCACCCGGTCCACGACCGTGCTCCTGGTCGCGTCGGGGGTGCTGGCGCTGGTGGCGGCGGCGCTCGCCGTGCCCCGGCTGCGCGCCCGGATACGGTCCGCGCGCCACCAGGTCGCCGACGCGGTACGGGTGCTGCGGCACAGCGGGCGGATCCGCCGGTTGATCCTGGTGAGCGTCGGCCTCACCCTCTCCTACGGCGCCTGTCTCTGGTTCGCCCTGCTGGCCGTGGGGCTGCCGGTGGCGCTGGCGCCGGTGCCCGCGGTGGTGCTGGTGTGCATCGTGGGGGAGGGGGTGGCCACGGCGGCCCCCACCCCGGGCGGCCTCGGCGCCACCGAGGCGGCCCTGGTCTCCGGTCTGCTGCTGGCCGGGATACCGGTGGTGACGGCGGTGGCCGGCGTGCTGGTCTACCGGCTGGCCAGCTTCTGGATCCCGGTGGTGCCGGGGTACGTCGCGCTGCGGCTGCTGGTGCGCCGGAACCTGGTGTGA
- a CDS encoding polysaccharide deacetylase family protein → MRPHPGVALPWASALHRAGPVLRTAAVSLAAAQVAPALTALPGLRSWCLPGLNGGVGSGRVALTFDDGPDPESTPWFLAVLAEHSVRATFFVLGSMLERSPDLGRRIVAAGHEVGVHGWEHRNLLLRGPVATWRELSRTRDLVTAVTGRRPLFFRPPYGVLTGAALLAARRLDLRPVLWTCWGRDWTRTATGDSVHDTVRAGLGSGGTILLHDSDCTAAPGAWRSSLAALPRLLAHCRRQGWAVGPLGEQRALDR, encoded by the coding sequence GTGAGGCCGCACCCGGGCGTGGCGCTGCCCTGGGCCTCCGCGCTCCACCGGGCGGGCCCGGTGCTGCGGACCGCCGCCGTCTCCCTCGCCGCGGCGCAGGTCGCCCCGGCCCTCACCGCCCTGCCCGGGCTGCGGTCGTGGTGCCTGCCTGGGCTGAACGGGGGCGTCGGCTCGGGTCGGGTGGCGTTGACCTTCGACGACGGCCCGGACCCGGAGTCGACCCCCTGGTTCCTGGCGGTGCTGGCCGAGCACTCCGTGCGGGCGACCTTCTTCGTCCTCGGGTCGATGCTGGAACGCTCCCCGGACCTGGGCCGGCGGATCGTCGCCGCGGGGCACGAGGTCGGCGTACACGGGTGGGAGCACCGCAACCTGCTGCTGCGCGGGCCGGTGGCGACCTGGCGGGAGCTGTCCCGCACCCGCGACCTGGTGACGGCCGTGACCGGCCGCCGGCCACTGTTCTTCCGACCCCCGTACGGGGTGCTCACCGGCGCCGCACTGCTGGCGGCACGCCGACTGGACCTGCGGCCCGTCCTCTGGACCTGCTGGGGTCGGGACTGGACCCGTACGGCCACCGGCGACAGCGTCCACGACACCGTCCGGGCGGGGCTCGGGTCGGGCGGGACGATCCTGCTGCACGACTCGGACTGCACGGCCGCCCCCGGCGCCTGGCGGTCCAGCCTGGCCGCGCTGCCCCGGCTGCTCGCCCACTGCCGGCGGCAGGGCTGGGCGGTGGGACCGCTGGGCGAGCAGCGGGCCCTCGACCGGTGA